One window from the genome of Cervus elaphus chromosome 8, mCerEla1.1, whole genome shotgun sequence encodes:
- the CCL20 gene encoding C-C motif chemokine 20 isoform X1: MMCSSKSLLLAALMSVLLLHLCSKSEAASSFDCCLRYTEKILHPSFLVGFTQQLANEACDINAVIFYTRRKLAVCADPKKKWVKQAVHMLSQRVKRM; encoded by the exons ATGATGTGCAGTAGCAAGAGTTTGCTCCTGGCTGCTTTGATGTCAGTGCTGTTGCTCCACCTCTGCAGCAAGTCAGAAG cagcaAGCAGCTTTGACTGCTGTCTCCGATATACAGAAAAAATACTTCACCCCAGTTTTCTTGTGGGCTTCACACAGCAGCTGGCCAATGAAGCCTGTGACATCAATGCAGTCAT cttttacaCCAGGAGAAAACTGGCTGTGTGTGCAGATCCAAAGAAGAAGTGGGTGAAACAAGCTGTGCATATGCTCAG tcaaagagtCAAGAGGATGTAA
- the CCL20 gene encoding C-C motif chemokine 20 isoform X2, with the protein MMCSSKSLLLAALMSVLLLHLCSKSEASSFDCCLRYTEKILHPSFLVGFTQQLANEACDINAVIFYTRRKLAVCADPKKKWVKQAVHMLSQRVKRM; encoded by the exons ATGATGTGCAGTAGCAAGAGTTTGCTCCTGGCTGCTTTGATGTCAGTGCTGTTGCTCCACCTCTGCAGCAAGTCAGAAG caAGCAGCTTTGACTGCTGTCTCCGATATACAGAAAAAATACTTCACCCCAGTTTTCTTGTGGGCTTCACACAGCAGCTGGCCAATGAAGCCTGTGACATCAATGCAGTCAT cttttacaCCAGGAGAAAACTGGCTGTGTGTGCAGATCCAAAGAAGAAGTGGGTGAAACAAGCTGTGCATATGCTCAG tcaaagagtCAAGAGGATGTAA